Proteins from one Streptomyces sp. NBC_00289 genomic window:
- a CDS encoding DedA family protein — translation MSWLATAPASVAPEYTQQALGYPSLFLLVLIGALVPVVPTGALVSTAAVVAVHQSSPLALALVFVTASLAAFLGDGALYWLGRRGMRSKNGSRWLEAIRSRAPEDRLAQAQEKLADHGVAVLVLSRLVPAGRIPVMLACLMAKWPLRRFARGNLPACLAWAVTYQLIGILGGSLFEEPWEGVVAAVALTVAVSTAPSLWRRLRRNARTWGKA, via the coding sequence GTGAGCTGGCTCGCCACCGCCCCGGCGTCGGTCGCTCCCGAGTACACCCAGCAGGCGCTCGGTTATCCCTCGTTGTTCCTGCTGGTGCTGATCGGGGCCCTGGTGCCGGTGGTGCCGACGGGCGCGCTGGTGAGCACGGCGGCCGTGGTGGCCGTCCACCAGTCCTCACCGCTCGCGTTGGCGCTGGTGTTCGTGACGGCCTCGCTGGCCGCGTTCCTCGGCGACGGGGCGCTCTACTGGCTGGGGCGGCGCGGGATGCGGTCGAAGAACGGGTCGCGCTGGCTGGAGGCGATACGCTCACGCGCCCCGGAGGACCGGCTGGCCCAGGCGCAGGAGAAGCTCGCCGATCACGGCGTGGCGGTCCTGGTGCTGTCGCGGCTGGTGCCGGCGGGCCGCATCCCGGTGATGCTGGCCTGCCTGATGGCGAAGTGGCCGCTGCGCCGCTTCGCCCGCGGCAACCTGCCGGCCTGCCTGGCCTGGGCCGTGACGTACCAGCTGATCGGGATACTGGGCGGCTCCCTGTTCGAGGAACCGTGGGAGGGCGTGGTCGCGGCGGTCGCACTGACCGTGGCGGTCAGCACGGCACCGAGCCTGTGGCGGCGGCTCCGCAGGAACGCCAGGACGTGGGGGAAGGCCTAG
- a CDS encoding aminotransferase class I/II-fold pyridoxal phosphate-dependent enzyme: MPRSAPQGHGPVRYGPPIPEDGLPVLPELAAVLARSASRPQSEPVGGGPALLAAACGYWDRRGLPAEPDRVVAAPGAPSLLLALTAALGGDVLVPRPCAAWWAPYARLLGRPVFHVATPAESGGVPDPYALLETVRRIRTEGGDPRLLVLSLADDPTATVAPPEALHAAAEAAAAEGLYLVSDETWRDTLHAPHDTVLLSPAEMLPGRVTVVTDLAGALLPPGWPAAAARFPADEEGAALRERVLDVLTALGARVAGPVAAAAAHALTEPEPVTARVAAAVRLHAPVAAAVHRALVAAGAVSRPPQAGRHLYADLGPLRGALAAHGVGDAQELEDFLADRLGMPAPGGHRFGDDLGALRVRLSTGPLLGDTDEERAECLRSPSPLELPHVQRALVQLESVFDDLRDDAQRWEPPR; encoded by the coding sequence ATGCCGCGGAGCGCCCCGCAGGGACACGGCCCCGTGCGCTACGGCCCGCCGATCCCCGAGGACGGGCTGCCCGTGCTTCCCGAACTGGCCGCCGTGCTCGCCCGGTCCGCGTCCCGGCCCCAGAGCGAACCCGTCGGCGGGGGACCCGCCCTGCTGGCCGCCGCGTGCGGCTACTGGGACCGGCGCGGTCTGCCCGCCGAGCCCGACCGCGTGGTGGCCGCCCCGGGCGCGCCCTCCCTGCTGCTCGCGCTGACCGCGGCGCTCGGCGGCGACGTGCTGGTGCCCCGGCCCTGCGCGGCCTGGTGGGCGCCGTACGCCCGCCTGCTGGGCCGGCCCGTCTTCCATGTGGCGACACCGGCCGAGTCCGGTGGGGTACCGGATCCGTACGCCCTCCTCGAGACCGTCCGCCGTATCCGGACCGAGGGCGGTGACCCGCGCCTGCTCGTGCTGTCCCTCGCCGACGACCCCACGGCCACCGTGGCGCCGCCCGAGGCGCTGCACGCCGCCGCCGAGGCCGCGGCGGCCGAGGGGTTGTACCTGGTCAGCGACGAGACCTGGCGCGACACCCTGCACGCCCCGCACGACACCGTCCTGCTCAGCCCCGCCGAGATGCTCCCGGGCCGCGTCACCGTCGTCACCGACCTGGCCGGCGCGCTGCTGCCGCCCGGCTGGCCGGCCGCGGCGGCCCGCTTCCCGGCGGACGAGGAGGGGGCCGCCCTGCGCGAGCGGGTGCTCGACGTACTCACCGCGCTCGGCGCCCGCGTCGCCGGACCGGTCGCCGCGGCGGCCGCGCACGCCCTGACGGAGCCCGAACCGGTCACCGCGCGCGTGGCCGCCGCGGTCCGCCTGCACGCGCCCGTGGCGGCCGCCGTGCACCGCGCGCTCGTCGCGGCGGGCGCCGTGTCCCGGCCGCCTCAGGCGGGCCGCCACCTGTACGCCGACCTCGGCCCCCTGCGGGGCGCGCTCGCCGCACACGGCGTCGGCGACGCCCAGGAACTGGAGGACTTCCTCGCCGACCGGCTCGGCATGCCCGCGCCCGGCGGCCACCGCTTCGGCGACGACCTCGGCGCCCTCCGCGTCCGCCTGTCCACGGGCCCGCTGCTCGGCGACACGGACGAGGAACGCGCGGAATGTCTCAGGTCCCCCTCACCGTTGGAACTGCCACACGTGCAACGCGCGTTGGTCCAGCTGGAATCGGTCTTCGACGATCTCCGCGACGACGCTCAGCGATGGGAGCCTCCTCGATGA
- a CDS encoding DUF6158 family protein, producing the protein MNAHDERDTTMTGVDTSRLDDQQLMKELENIHRTRHDTLLYGSSGALRAHNDRMAQLEGEYLRRNPDRPVAAGRTREGARERGCGESATPRT; encoded by the coding sequence ATGAACGCACACGACGAGCGGGACACCACCATGACCGGAGTCGACACCAGCCGGCTGGACGACCAGCAGCTCATGAAGGAACTGGAGAACATCCACCGGACCCGCCACGACACCCTGCTGTACGGCTCCAGCGGCGCGCTGCGCGCCCACAACGACCGTATGGCGCAGCTCGAGGGCGAGTACCTGCGTCGCAACCCGGACCGTCCGGTCGCCGCGGGCCGTACCCGCGAAGGGGCCCGGGAACGCGGCTGCGGGGAGTCGGCGACTCCCCGCACCTGA
- a CDS encoding type 1 glutamine amidotransferase domain-containing protein, with the protein MRIAFLTAPEGVEQVELTEPWQAAKDAGHEPVLVSTEPGEIQAFNHLDKADTFPVDEVVGETSADSFDGLVLPGGVANPDFLRTDEKAVAFVADFFTRGRPVAAICHAPWTLVEADVVRGRVLTSWPSLRTDIRNAGGTWVDEQVKICDHGPNKLVTSRKPDDLKAFGEAFLDVFAQEAGAGR; encoded by the coding sequence ATGCGCATCGCGTTTCTGACCGCCCCCGAAGGGGTCGAGCAGGTCGAGCTCACCGAGCCGTGGCAGGCGGCGAAGGACGCCGGCCACGAGCCGGTGCTGGTGTCGACGGAGCCCGGCGAGATCCAGGCGTTCAACCACCTCGACAAGGCGGACACGTTCCCCGTGGACGAGGTGGTGGGCGAGACCTCCGCCGACTCCTTCGACGGGCTGGTCCTGCCGGGCGGCGTCGCCAATCCGGACTTCCTGCGGACGGACGAGAAGGCCGTGGCGTTCGTGGCGGACTTCTTCACCCGGGGCCGTCCGGTCGCCGCGATCTGCCACGCCCCGTGGACACTGGTCGAGGCGGACGTCGTACGCGGCCGGGTGCTGACCTCCTGGCCCAGCCTGCGGACGGACATCCGCAACGCCGGCGGCACCTGGGTCGACGAGCAGGTCAAGATCTGCGACCACGGCCCGAACAAGCTGGTCACCAGTCGTAAGCCGGACGACCTGAAGGCGTTCGGCGAGGCGTTCCTCGACGTGTTCGCCCAGGAGGCCGGCGCCGGCCGCTGA
- a CDS encoding CBS domain-containing protein: protein MTAEFVKEVMTPGVAAVRPDASLVEAAQLMRTQDIGDVVVADGQRVVGVLTDRDITVRAVAEGIDPQTVSVRSVCTPDPVVVAPDDPVSAAVALMRAHAVRRLPVVEDGLPVGMVSLGDLAEADDPGSVLAEISRAAPDNGGGADGLPEPDPRSGA from the coding sequence GTGACGGCTGAGTTCGTGAAGGAGGTCATGACACCGGGCGTGGCCGCGGTCCGCCCGGACGCCTCCCTCGTCGAGGCTGCGCAGCTGATGCGCACGCAGGACATCGGCGACGTGGTGGTGGCCGACGGGCAGCGTGTCGTGGGTGTGCTCACCGACCGGGACATCACGGTGCGGGCGGTCGCCGAGGGCATCGATCCGCAGACGGTGAGTGTCCGGTCGGTGTGCACGCCCGATCCCGTGGTCGTGGCCCCCGACGACCCCGTGTCGGCCGCGGTGGCGCTGATGCGGGCGCACGCGGTGCGCAGGCTGCCGGTCGTCGAGGACGGGCTGCCGGTGGGGATGGTGAGCCTCGGCGATCTGGCCGAGGCCGACGATCCCGGTTCGGTCCTCGCGGAGATCAGCCGTGCCGCACCCGACAACGGCGGCGGAGCGGACGGCCTGCCCGAGCCGGACCCGCGGAGCGGCGCGTGA
- a CDS encoding RNA polymerase sigma factor SigF — MPTRVSAKHHPHDDAPDTAEAFRQLASLPAGPRRDTLREQIVEAWLPMAGRLAGRFRNRGESNDDLRQVAALGLLKAVDRYDPERGNAFESYAVPTITGEIKRHFRDHMWTLHVPRRVQDLRNRVRRAGQELSQTVSGREPTVAEIAEQAQLSEEDARAGLEALDSFSALSLDAELPGSGDGYSLGDALGTTDPALDTVVDRAAVAPRLAALPERERAILYMRFFADMTQSRIAEELGISQMHVSRLISRCCGRVRDQVMRDAAARP; from the coding sequence ATGCCGACCCGAGTCAGCGCGAAGCACCACCCGCACGACGACGCCCCCGACACCGCGGAGGCCTTCCGCCAGCTGGCCTCGCTCCCCGCGGGGCCGCGGCGCGACACACTCCGCGAGCAGATCGTCGAGGCCTGGCTGCCCATGGCCGGCCGGCTCGCGGGACGGTTCCGCAACCGCGGCGAGAGCAACGACGACCTGCGCCAGGTCGCGGCCCTCGGGCTGCTGAAGGCCGTCGACCGGTACGACCCCGAGCGCGGCAACGCCTTCGAGAGCTACGCCGTGCCCACCATCACCGGTGAGATCAAGCGCCACTTCCGTGACCACATGTGGACCCTGCACGTGCCGCGCCGGGTGCAGGACCTGCGCAACCGCGTACGGCGCGCGGGCCAGGAGCTCTCCCAGACCGTCTCGGGGCGCGAGCCGACCGTCGCCGAGATAGCCGAGCAGGCTCAGTTGAGCGAGGAGGACGCCCGCGCCGGACTGGAGGCGCTGGACAGCTTCAGCGCCCTCTCGCTGGACGCGGAACTGCCCGGCAGCGGGGACGGCTACTCCCTGGGCGACGCGCTCGGAACGACCGATCCCGCGCTGGACACGGTGGTGGACCGTGCGGCGGTCGCGCCCCGTCTGGCGGCGTTGCCCGAGCGGGAGCGGGCCATCCTCTACATGCGGTTCTTCGCGGACATGACGCAGAGCCGGATCGCCGAGGAGCTCGGGATCTCGCAGATGCACGTGTCCCGGCTGATCAGCCGGTGCTGCGGTCGGGTGCGCGACCAGGTGATGCGGGACGCCGCCGCTCGGCCGTGA
- a CDS encoding ATP-binding protein → MQAAVTVTPARIPELLLGLATVRPVFLWGAPGIGKSSLVREFAQSLGLECVSLLGTQLAPEDLIGVPQIRDGRSVFCPPEAIARDEPYCLFLDELNAATPDVQKAFYSLILDRRIGTYELPKGSIVIGAGNRATDNALARPIASALVNRLTHVHLEASATDWLVWAAGNGIHPWVLDHVTDRPDHLWSKPPKTEEPFSTPRSWHMLSDALHSFGQGLDEATLKVIAHGTLTPAHAVAFCGYVKIVRSRFGIEAIIKGEASWPHRTQDRDLLYYLAESFRGRLVKELPASKTHMSESGRQTVYRAKSLLVQLAEISVEVAQSVIASDADGNPVLPAWFLVEAARDMPRLVEARR, encoded by the coding sequence TTGCAGGCTGCCGTCACCGTCACTCCCGCCCGCATACCCGAACTGCTGCTCGGCCTCGCGACCGTACGGCCGGTCTTCCTCTGGGGTGCCCCCGGCATCGGAAAGTCCTCCCTGGTCAGGGAGTTCGCGCAGTCGCTGGGGCTGGAGTGCGTGAGCCTGCTGGGCACCCAGCTCGCGCCGGAGGACCTCATCGGGGTGCCGCAGATCCGTGACGGACGGTCGGTGTTCTGCCCGCCCGAGGCGATCGCCCGCGACGAGCCGTACTGCCTGTTCCTCGACGAACTCAACGCGGCCACCCCGGACGTGCAGAAGGCGTTCTACTCCCTGATCCTGGACCGCCGTATCGGCACCTACGAGCTCCCGAAGGGCTCCATCGTCATCGGCGCCGGCAACCGGGCCACCGACAACGCCCTCGCCCGGCCGATCGCCTCCGCCCTCGTCAACCGGCTCACCCACGTCCACCTGGAGGCCTCCGCCACGGACTGGCTCGTGTGGGCGGCGGGCAACGGCATCCACCCGTGGGTCCTGGACCACGTCACCGACCGGCCCGACCATCTGTGGTCCAAGCCGCCGAAGACCGAGGAGCCCTTCTCCACGCCCCGCTCCTGGCACATGCTCTCCGACGCGCTGCACTCCTTCGGCCAGGGCCTCGACGAGGCCACCCTCAAGGTGATCGCGCACGGCACGCTGACCCCGGCGCACGCGGTCGCCTTCTGCGGCTACGTCAAGATCGTGCGCAGCCGGTTCGGCATCGAGGCGATCATCAAGGGCGAGGCGAGCTGGCCGCACCGCACCCAGGACCGCGACCTGCTCTACTACCTGGCCGAATCCTTCCGCGGACGCCTCGTCAAGGAACTCCCGGCCAGCAAGACCCACATGTCGGAGAGCGGCCGCCAGACCGTGTACCGCGCCAAGTCGCTGCTCGTGCAGCTCGCCGAGATCTCGGTCGAGGTGGCGCAGAGCGTCATCGCCTCCGACGCCGACGGCAATCCCGTACTGCCCGCCTGGTTCCTGGTGGAGGCGGCGCGGGACATGCCCCGGCTCGTGGAGGCGCGGCGATGA
- a CDS encoding DUF2795 domain-containing protein, producing MQRGSDRLSVHRDDEMKHELQGLLRSGHPTRVEEWHDPEPVADDDPEVAGGPVTPGRSGVSLEAVRLELARVLGRGPFPATAGELAGVLRDGHAPDTFVQAVEALPREQRFANVQQLAEALTEGRSGGDG from the coding sequence ATGCAGCGAGGCAGTGACCGGTTGAGCGTCCATCGCGACGACGAGATGAAGCACGAATTGCAGGGTCTGCTCAGGTCCGGGCACCCCACGCGGGTCGAGGAGTGGCACGACCCCGAACCCGTCGCGGACGACGACCCGGAGGTCGCGGGCGGGCCGGTGACACCGGGCCGTTCCGGGGTCTCACTGGAGGCGGTACGGCTGGAGCTGGCCCGCGTCCTGGGTCGCGGCCCGTTCCCCGCCACCGCCGGAGAGCTGGCGGGCGTCCTGCGCGACGGGCACGCGCCCGACACCTTCGTCCAGGCCGTGGAGGCGCTGCCGCGCGAGCAGCGCTTCGCCAACGTCCAGCAGCTGGCCGAGGCGCTGACGGAAGGGAGGTCCGGCGGTGACGGCTGA
- a CDS encoding phage holin family protein codes for MRGVRWRRVVSQIGRSVTVWAVSTVAMLVLAGLLPDFQIQSPDGDSATRIAVTAAFGAGAFGLLSALVWPVLVRLLLLVPALVLGLLVFVLNGSLLLIALRINPSGRGEVAPETAVVVAAVMSALASATGAALAVRDDDAYRRRLYRLADRRRGAGPACPTTHGTVFLQLDGVGHDILLAAAAKGVMPTVAGWLGDRPTHRLTPWRTDWSSQTGASQLGILHGSNHDVPAFRWYEKDSREVMVCNRPSSAAELQRRAVTRAGHGGLLSVDGASRGNLFSGGAEEQALVLSIAIVRRSRENRSRAGYFAYFSDPANAVRTVMSFVAEVGREIAQSTRSRIDKARPRVARGGLYPFVRAFATVVERDVVVAAVMGDMLAGRTAVYADLVAYDEVAHHSGPHSRDAEKVLERLDRSLALIANVAEHAPRPYRIVVLSDHGQSPGETFRTRYGLGLGELVRAGCGLPVPRKAQRTHSGAEARAAVRAALRRPVEEDREQYRPSRHSEPLVLASGNLGLVSFPDVPHRMTKEEIDARHPALLTTLANHPGIGFLLVRSEEHGGLVLGAHGAAVPVDELDDDHPGPLADFGPGAADAVRRTHSFPHTADIMVNSWYDPYDGEVLAFEEQIGSHGGLGGAQAKPFLLSPLACSAPVGHGEDIVGAEHVHRVLRRWLGEANGPQVPLPAEEERAA; via the coding sequence GTGCGGGGCGTGCGTTGGCGGCGGGTCGTCAGTCAGATCGGGCGGAGCGTCACGGTGTGGGCCGTGTCCACGGTCGCCATGCTCGTGCTCGCCGGCCTGCTGCCGGACTTCCAGATCCAGTCGCCCGACGGCGACAGCGCCACCCGGATCGCCGTCACCGCCGCGTTCGGCGCCGGCGCCTTCGGCCTCCTGTCGGCCCTCGTCTGGCCTGTGCTCGTACGGCTCCTGCTGCTGGTGCCCGCGCTCGTGCTCGGGCTCCTCGTCTTCGTGCTCAACGGGTCGCTGCTGCTGATCGCGCTGCGCATCAACCCCTCCGGACGCGGCGAGGTGGCCCCGGAGACCGCCGTCGTCGTGGCGGCCGTGATGTCCGCCCTCGCCTCCGCCACGGGCGCCGCCCTGGCCGTACGGGACGACGACGCGTACCGCCGCAGGCTCTACCGCCTCGCCGACCGCCGCCGCGGTGCCGGGCCGGCCTGCCCCACCACCCACGGCACGGTCTTCCTCCAGCTCGACGGCGTCGGCCACGACATCCTCCTGGCGGCGGCCGCCAAGGGAGTCATGCCGACCGTGGCCGGATGGCTCGGCGACCGGCCGACCCACCGGCTCACCCCCTGGCGCACCGACTGGTCCAGCCAGACCGGCGCCAGCCAGCTCGGCATCCTGCACGGCAGCAATCACGACGTCCCCGCCTTCCGCTGGTACGAGAAGGACAGCCGCGAGGTGATGGTCTGCAACCGTCCGAGCAGCGCCGCCGAACTCCAGCGTCGCGCCGTGACACGGGCGGGCCACGGGGGACTGCTCTCCGTCGACGGCGCCAGCCGCGGCAACCTGTTCAGCGGCGGCGCCGAGGAGCAGGCCCTGGTGCTGTCCATCGCCATCGTGCGGCGCAGCCGCGAGAACCGCTCGCGGGCCGGCTACTTCGCCTACTTCTCCGACCCGGCCAACGCCGTGCGCACCGTCATGTCCTTCGTCGCCGAGGTGGGCCGCGAGATAGCCCAGTCCACCCGGAGCCGTATCGACAAGGCCCGCCCGCGGGTGGCCCGCGGCGGCCTCTACCCCTTCGTCCGCGCCTTCGCGACGGTCGTCGAACGGGACGTCGTGGTCGCCGCCGTCATGGGGGACATGCTCGCCGGACGCACCGCCGTCTACGCCGACCTGGTGGCGTACGACGAGGTCGCGCACCACTCCGGACCGCACAGCCGCGACGCCGAGAAGGTCCTCGAACGCCTCGACCGGTCGCTGGCGCTGATAGCGAACGTCGCCGAGCACGCCCCCCGGCCGTACCGGATCGTGGTGCTGTCCGACCACGGGCAGAGCCCCGGCGAGACCTTCCGCACCCGCTACGGGCTCGGCCTCGGCGAGCTGGTCCGGGCCGGCTGCGGTCTGCCCGTGCCGCGCAAGGCGCAACGCACGCACAGCGGGGCCGAGGCCCGCGCGGCCGTGCGCGCCGCGCTGCGCCGGCCCGTGGAGGAGGACAGGGAGCAGTACCGTCCCTCGCGCCACTCCGAGCCCCTCGTGCTCGCGTCCGGCAACCTCGGCCTGGTCTCCTTCCCGGACGTGCCGCACCGCATGACCAAGGAGGAGATCGACGCCCGCCACCCGGCGCTGCTGACGACCCTCGCCAACCATCCCGGCATCGGCTTCCTGCTCGTCCGCAGCGAGGAGCACGGCGGGCTGGTGCTCGGCGCGCACGGCGCCGCGGTCCCGGTCGACGAACTCGACGACGACCACCCCGGGCCGCTGGCCGACTTCGGGCCGGGGGCCGCCGACGCCGTCCGCCGCACCCACTCCTTCCCGCACACCGCGGACATCATGGTCAACTCCTGGTACGACCCGTACGACGGCGAAGTCCTCGCCTTCGAGGAGCAGATCGGCTCGCACGGCGGGCTCGGCGGCGCGCAGGCCAAGCCGTTCCTGCTGTCGCCGCTGGCCTGCTCGGCCCCCGTCGGGCACGGCGAGGACATCGTCGGCGCCGAGCACGTCCACCGCGTCCTGCGCCGCTGGCTCGGCGAGGCGAACGGCCCGCAGGTGCCGCTGCCCGCCGAAGAGGAACGCGCGGCCTGA
- a CDS encoding MBL fold metallo-hydrolase, whose protein sequence is MTQQSESTTTSTATSTATNNTPTTAADTTSASNTAASSTSTASASPSGAAATPPVALPPPYPSPPSVPPLAEPRPLGERRVWPRTFHDRLTAPLPGLRSMARFAREGAVRPGREGLADIPRLPFAPGPLPRVEADTVAVSWAGHASWVVQIGGLTVLTDPVWSRRILGTPARITPVGIAWSALPRVDAVVISHNHYDHLDAPTLRRLPRDTPVFVPAGLAGWFRRRRFTAVTELDWWEGAELGGVRFDFVPAHHWSKRTLTDTCRSLWGGWVLTAPDGQRVHFAGDTGYGHWFARIGQRYPGIDLALLPIGAYDPRWWLSDVHCNPEEAVRAAQDLGARRMAPMHWATFVLSAEPVLEPLTRVRAAWAKAGLAPDDLWDLPVGGSRVLPRDVLQPRVGRR, encoded by the coding sequence ATGACGCAGCAGTCCGAGTCGACCACCACGAGTACCGCCACGAGTACGGCCACGAACAACACCCCGACGACCGCCGCGGACACGACCAGCGCGAGCAACACCGCCGCCTCCAGTACGTCCACCGCCAGTGCGTCCCCCTCCGGTGCGGCGGCCACGCCGCCCGTCGCGCTTCCGCCTCCGTATCCGTCCCCGCCCTCGGTCCCGCCGCTCGCCGAACCCCGGCCGTTGGGCGAGCGGCGGGTGTGGCCGCGGACCTTCCACGACCGCCTCACCGCACCGCTGCCCGGCCTCAGGTCCATGGCCCGCTTCGCCCGCGAGGGCGCCGTACGCCCGGGACGCGAAGGCCTCGCCGACATCCCCCGACTGCCCTTCGCGCCGGGTCCGCTGCCCCGGGTCGAGGCCGACACCGTCGCCGTCTCCTGGGCGGGGCACGCCAGTTGGGTCGTACAGATCGGGGGGCTGACCGTCCTGACCGATCCCGTCTGGTCCCGCCGGATCCTCGGCACCCCGGCGCGCATCACCCCCGTCGGAATCGCCTGGAGCGCCCTGCCGCGCGTCGACGCGGTCGTCATCAGCCACAACCACTACGACCACCTGGACGCCCCCACCCTGCGCCGACTCCCGCGGGACACACCGGTGTTCGTGCCGGCCGGGCTCGCCGGCTGGTTCCGCCGCCGCCGGTTCACCGCCGTCACCGAGCTGGACTGGTGGGAGGGTGCCGAACTCGGCGGTGTCCGCTTCGACTTCGTCCCCGCCCACCACTGGTCCAAGCGGACCCTCACCGACACCTGCCGCAGCCTGTGGGGCGGCTGGGTCCTCACCGCCCCCGACGGGCAGCGCGTCCACTTCGCCGGCGACACCGGATACGGCCACTGGTTCGCCCGCATCGGACAGCGCTACCCGGGCATCGACCTCGCGCTGCTGCCCATCGGCGCCTACGACCCCCGGTGGTGGCTCAGTGACGTCCACTGCAACCCGGAGGAGGCGGTGCGGGCCGCCCAGGACCTCGGCGCCCGCCGTATGGCTCCCATGCACTGGGCCACGTTCGTCCTGTCCGCCGAACCCGTCCTCGAACCCCTCACCCGGGTACGGGCCGCCTGGGCGAAGGCGGGCCTGGCCCCCGACGACCTGTGGGACCTGCCGGTCGGGGGCTCACGCGTCCTGCCCCGGGACGTTCTCCAGCCCCGCGTCGGGCGCCGGTAA
- a CDS encoding MBL fold metallo-hydrolase gives MPVEITWWGHATCTVEDSDVRVLTDPLFARRLAHLRRRRGALPPPAARRADVVLVSHLHADHLHVPSLAGLAPGTRLLVPRGAPRAIPGLRRLPHLEVGEMAPGEETTVGPLTVRAVSARHDGRRLPLGPHRAPALGYVVEGEARTYFAGDTGLFDSMAAEVGPVDVALLPVGGWGPHLGEGHLDAGRAAQALARLAPRSAVPVHYGTYWPIGMDAVRPHEFHAPGEEFVRLAAEHAPGVAVHRLGHGESVRLEVAR, from the coding sequence GTGCCGGTGGAGATCACCTGGTGGGGGCACGCCACCTGCACGGTCGAGGACTCGGACGTCCGTGTGCTCACCGATCCTCTGTTCGCCCGCCGCCTCGCCCACCTGCGCCGTCGTCGCGGCGCGCTGCCGCCGCCCGCCGCCCGCCGCGCCGACGTGGTGCTGGTCTCCCATCTGCACGCCGATCACCTGCACGTTCCCTCGCTCGCCGGGCTGGCACCGGGCACGCGCCTGCTCGTGCCCCGGGGCGCACCCCGGGCGATACCGGGGCTGCGCCGGCTCCCGCACCTCGAGGTCGGCGAGATGGCGCCCGGCGAGGAGACCACGGTCGGCCCGCTGACCGTCCGGGCGGTGTCCGCCCGGCACGACGGGCGGCGACTGCCGCTGGGTCCGCACCGCGCCCCCGCGCTCGGCTACGTCGTGGAGGGCGAGGCCCGCACCTACTTCGCCGGGGACACCGGCCTGTTCGACTCGATGGCGGCGGAGGTCGGGCCGGTCGACGTGGCGCTGCTGCCCGTCGGCGGCTGGGGGCCGCATCTCGGCGAGGGACATCTCGACGCGGGGCGGGCGGCCCAGGCGCTGGCCCGGTTGGCGCCGCGCAGTGCGGTGCCGGTGCACTACGGCACGTACTGGCCGATCGGGATGGACGCCGTGCGCCCCCACGAGTTCCACGCGCCGGGCGAGGAGTTCGTACGGCTCGCGGCGGAGCACGCGCCCGGCGTGGCGGTGCACCGGCTCGGGCACGGAGAGAGTGTGCGCCTGGAGGTCGCGCGGTGA
- a CDS encoding diguanylate cyclase — protein sequence MSRGQATEIAATGNTVDVGDATTRYLLYGLLPGWFVPGLADWVMHRRTRIEDTAGTKESLLHSLMMAEVGLPIALTLRYEVNPLLLSVQLGGAAVHEATALWDVRTAVRSEREVKPVEQHIHSFLESLPFGALAALMCLHSDQVKSLLRGGRDDPDAWRLVPRRRQLSPGYLAGIAAGIGACVLLPYGEELLRCRRAARARRKRAGRDGARTVRSRRHEDVNA from the coding sequence GTGAGCCGGGGCCAGGCCACCGAGATCGCCGCCACCGGCAACACGGTCGACGTCGGTGACGCGACGACGCGTTACCTGCTGTACGGACTGCTGCCGGGCTGGTTCGTCCCGGGCCTCGCCGACTGGGTCATGCACCGGCGTACCCGGATCGAGGACACCGCGGGGACGAAGGAGTCCCTGCTGCACTCCCTGATGATGGCCGAGGTCGGCCTCCCGATCGCACTGACCCTGCGCTACGAGGTCAACCCCCTGCTGCTGTCGGTGCAGTTGGGCGGGGCGGCCGTGCACGAGGCCACCGCGCTGTGGGACGTGCGTACGGCCGTGCGCAGCGAACGCGAGGTCAAGCCCGTCGAGCAGCACATCCACAGCTTCCTGGAGTCGCTGCCGTTCGGCGCGCTCGCGGCACTGATGTGCCTGCACTCGGACCAGGTGAAATCGCTGCTGCGCGGCGGCCGCGACGATCCGGACGCCTGGCGTCTGGTGCCGCGTCGCAGGCAGCTGTCGCCGGGCTATCTCGCGGGAATCGCGGCCGGGATCGGAGCCTGTGTGCTGTTGCCGTACGGCGAGGAACTGCTGCGCTGCCGGCGCGCGGCCAGGGCGAGGAGGAAGCGCGCCGGCCGCGACGGCGCGCGGACCGTGCGTTCCCGACGCCACGAAGACGTGAACGCGTGA